The genomic DNA acaaaaagggtaattatgtttttttactccGTAAAAAACGTGGACCCATTGGcattttcctataaaaaaatgtttcaatggtattttgtttatttcactCCATATTAATGTTATTTGCTATTATTACCCTTTAATTTATTACCTTCTTTACACCAATTGTAATGGCTAAACAGATTTACTTTTCTCACACTTACATTTTTTTACTAGTTTTATTCgattataaacatatattatatatacatataagtaAACTAGAATTGAGggaaaaagtaaatattattagaaaattgtaaaaattttgaatagtaagccatatatgtatataaaaatattatacataatattatgagttagtaattaattttcttattgaaTTAGTTCTAGTTCTATTTGTCACAAGTGGGATTCGTTAGAAATTGTAGCAATGAGTATACATATGGTTTGTTAGTTGTTACTCTTTTGATAATTATTGTTGACATAGAAGACTAGACACTTTTTCACctaataatttgataaataaacaTCTTTTTAAAGATATTGGTAAAatagacaatatttttttttcttatctaatTCATATCTCTATTATAGTGACATTTAGTAATAGAgtattttactctttttattggtttgtgtgtaaataaaaacaaaataataatttggcCTAAAATATATCCAATAACAAATGTATCTTTATACTAGTTcatgagttttttattttatatttaggctATAGTATTAAGAGAGGagtagggtttagattttatagctttgagtttaattttgaaaatttaaaatttgaattttctattTCACATTTAGAGTATCGTTTTGAGAGAGAGGTAGAGAGAGgtatgatttaaaatttaattgtaaatcatgatttttttaaaaaaatttaaagattatgttaaatttggaaactatttcttttttttttaggtttgagttctcTACTTTACATTTAAGGTGTTGTTTTGAAAAGGGGTAGGATTTAGAATTTATagtttaaggtttaattttaaatcatggCTATATTTGAAACTTTAGAGATGATATGTTcaattttgaaaccaatttttttagatagattatgaGATTGTAGAGTTACTAGCCTgtaaatcaatcaaaatcacaATACAACACCCCGAGAAAGTACACCATACCCAAATGGTACACCAGACCTAGATTGTATACCATACACAAATGGTATATCAAACCCAGACTAAGTTGATCAGATGGTACACCAACCCATATAGTACACCAAactcagatggtacaccagaccCAGATGATATATCAGACCCATATGGTACACCAGACgcagatggtacaccaaactCAAATAGTACACTAGACCCAGATGGTATATCAAGTTCCGATAGTACACCAGACGCAGATGATACACCACCCAAACGGTACACTATACGCAAATGGTATACTATACAAACTCAGATGGTAAACGAGACACAAATGATATAGACCTAGATGGTACATCACccaaacaatacatcaaaccgaTATGGTACATTATATGCATATGATACACCAAACACATATTATATACTACCTAAATAGTACACCAAATACAGATGGGTCAAATAGACACAAATCGCAATTTTAATTGATTGCTATTAATTAATTCGGTCtaactacaaaaataattgtGGACtcacacataaaaaaatatgtggatATATTAGtcgttttgttttatttttgtccaatACTTTATCTAACAACCCCTCTATctcacaaaatataaaaaatacctGTTctgcaaattttattttaaaaatgtctatttctcaaattacttttaaaagtgTCTATTTGACTAATGGACTCTTATTGTTCTTATATCTTATTCGTATGGTTTGTTTGTTAATGGACGACCGGCTGTCCATTTAATTTTCTCCTCTCGATTCCCGAGAAACTATGGCCAGCCAGGAATACCCTACCATGGGTACGTATGGTCGAAGTCGAACAGTTAGCAATAATTCAAAACTATTGTTATTAACTATAGAAggtttcaaaattcaaaactatcACAACTAGCTAGTCTATTTAAGATCTATGATCTTTCGTTGATGAAAGGTCGTCACTGGCTGAAAACTAGGAATGGCAACAAATTCTAGATGGAGTCTTGGAGGCATGACCGCTCTTGTCACTGGTGGCTCTAAGGGCATCGGGTCAGTCTCCGATTTCATAGATTTTTCTATTatcttttattgtattataaGATATTTACTTTTCTAAGAACTAACTATGTTTGTGTGAGTCATGAATAGGGAAGCTGTGGTGGAGGAACTGTCTATGATGGGAGCAAGTGTCCACACATGTGCCAGAGACGAAACTCAGCTTCAAGAACGCTTACGTGAGTGGCAAGCAAAAGGGTTTCAGGTCACCACTTCTGTTTGCGACGTTTCTTCCCGTGAGAAACGAGAGACACTCATGGAAACCGTTTCCTCTCTCTTCCAAGGAAAACTCAACATCCTTGTAAGTATACATTTATAAGTTTCTTCACCTCGGGCTATAGATCTACAAAAACCAGATCATGTTGTGTCTATATAGGTAAACAATGCGGGAACGTATATATCCAAGCCGACCACAGAGTATACAGCAGAAGAATATTCGTTTATAATGCCTACAAATCTCGAGTCATCTTTCCATCTCTCACAGCTCGCGCACCCTTTGTTGAAAGCCTCTGGCTCAGGGAGCATCGTGCACATGTCCTCCGTAGCTGGAGTCGTGCATGTCAATGTTGGATCCATCTATGGAGCAACCAAAGGTACTGTATATACTCTTCAAAACAATGTCCCAATTGTGTTATGATACTTACATATAACTGAATACAAACTCATTTCAGGAGCCATGAATCAGCTGGCTAGAAACTTAGCTTGCGAATGGGCGAGCGACAACATAAGGACTAACGCTGTTTGTCCCTGGTTCATCACAACTCCTTTGGTTAACGATGTAAGGCCAAAATAATTCTCCTTACTACGatgaaaatagaaagaaattattacttttaattttaagttttaacttatTTGAAAATCCCTCAGCTTCTCCATGAtgaagagattaaaaaagaagTGGAGAGTAGGACACCAATGGGGCGTGTTGGAGAGACAAATGAAGTCTCATCGCTTGTGGCATTTCTTTGTCTTCCTGCAGCTTCTTACATAACTGGTCAAGTCATTTGCGTTGATGGAGGTTTCACTGTTAATGGCTTCTCCTATCAGCCACATGCTTAATACACATGTATGCATGTGGTATATAAAATATCTTGACGCTCTAAATGTCGTGGTCACTATGTAACAAATGAAAGATTTGGTGGTGGCAGAGGGATAGGGTCcggtttcttttttgttttctctgtatTTATTCTTGTGGTGAATGAgaattttaaatatctaaataatatttatctgctgtttttaaacatgttttctttattaatttgaatCACATATTACATATGTACCAATGAACATCCATATACAACTAATAATTAAGGGGGTGTAATGAATTGAAAAGTGATCAGCTTTTTCCATTCGCATGTATAAGACTTATATACGCTAACAGATTAAGAAATCCGTTATTTCTCTTCATCCTCTTCGTCTTCATTCTAGATCCTGCTGTTTggttatcattttttttcatgGAATTCCGATACATTCTTAGACAATCATTGGTCGCGATTCATGTGTTACATCacaatcacaattcacaaacatCTACATCTCCCGTAATAGGAGATAACATTTTCCGTGGTGCAACCATTTTCTGATTCGtgtcttatatatttttacatataagaACTTTTTAGGAgcacatttttctcttttcatctcttctcttctctttttggcAGTATCCCATCTTTTTCACGTTCCTTGATGATAAACTTGATGGtgcattttatttttagtgaaaTAAATCTGCAAATGAAACTAATCCAGATTCCTATTTTCTCAATTTGTGTCTATTTCCTCTTGGAAATTTTGCGATTCTCAATCTGTATTCATTTTTCACGtgctttttcttattaataattttcaattgTGATATTTCTTTTGTCATATTTTTGGATGTTTCAGAGTTTCCAATAAATAGTCAAGTCAATCTGCATAAATGCTTTTtgtaataaaagtaaaattttaattagtttaaagtGATCCTTTAATCAATGTGTTTATAGATGCTTTCTGTTTTTAAGACGTTTTGTCAAAGATGCTGGATAGGTCGGCTGTGAACAGAAAATTTGGCTTTCACTTAAAGTGTAAAATCTTGCAACTTACTCATCTATGTTTTGCTGATGACATCATGGTGTTTTCTGATGGTAAGGCTAGCTCGCTGGACCGAATTTTCAGTCTTTTTACTGAGTTTGCAGACCTCTCAGGTTTGCAGATTAGCTTGGAGAAATCCACTCTTTTTTTGGCGGGTGTTACAGGTTCAGTTCGGGAAGAGATTCTTCAGCGGTTCCCTTTTGCAGTAGGTACTTTACCTGTTCGGTATTTGGGATTACCTCTCTTAACCAAGCAAATGTCTCTGGATGATTGCCTCCCTCTGCTTGAAAAAGTATGTTCCCGTATACGAGCTTGGAAAAATTGGTTCCTTTCATATGCTGGCCGAAGGAGGTCTGGGGCTCAAATCGATTTTGGAAGCTAATAAGGTCAGTTGCTACAAACTCATTTGGTGTATTGTCTCTGCTAGCTCTCTTTGGGTGGATTGGGTCAAACGGGAGCTTTTGCGGGATGAGTCTTTCTGGTATGTCAAGGGGAATATGACCTCTGGTTCTTGGATGTGGCGGAAACTGCTTAAATATCGGCTGTCAGCGAGAGACTTCTTTCGTAAGGAAGTGCGGAGTGGTACCACTTCCTCTTTCTGGTTCGACCATTGGTGCCCCTAGGTCCTTTACATGTTGTTTCAGGGGACTCTGGGTTTAGTAGTCTTGGTATACGTCGTACTGCTACGGTTGCCGAGGCTCTTGGTCATAGGCGGCGTCAACACTGTTTGCTTATCTTGAATCAGATTGAGGACGAACTGGATAAAGTTCGCACTCCGCAGCATAGCGATGGAGCAGATGTGGCTCTTTGGCGAGGCCTGGGAGATAAGTTTCGTCCTAAGTTCCTCACCAAAGAGACTTGGACTCAAATTCGTTATCCGGGGACTCCACAATATTGGTCCAAGACGGTATGGTTCTCCAACTCCACCCTAAAGTATGCTTTCCTCACTTGGCTGGCTGCTCTCAATCGTCTAACCACGTGTGATCGCATGTCTGGCTGGACGGGGGTGGTCTCAACACGTTGTGTTCTCTGTTCTGATCCGTGGGAGACGCGGGATCATCTGTTCTTCACTTTTTCATACTCTTCCAATGTGTGGGTCAATCTTGCAGGTCCCTTCCTGCAGTTGCCTTATACGTTGAACTTTGATGATATTCTATCGCTTCTCTCTGGTCATGCTTTTCCTCCAACTAGTCGTTTCATTCTCAGATACGTTTTTCAGGCCACCATTCACTTCATCTGGGGTGAACGCAATGGTCGCCGTCATGGGGAGGCTCCGAAGTCTCATGCTCAACTCGTCAAGCTGCTCGACCGTGTCATCCGCAACCAACTGTCAACTCTCACCGTAGGGGATTCCCGACCAGATGATGTTTTCGGTGTTTGGTTAGCTACACGCTACTaaacactgtttttttttgtttaatttaaaactGCTCTCACCTTTGAAGTTGCAAATATTGTAAAGGCTGAAcgttattttttggtttgaataaatttaacattcattcaaaaaaaaaaaaaaaagagaacctcTATTGTTCTATGTGTTTAAAGATTTATGATTGAAAGTTGAAAATATATCTAATCGGATCAAATCGATTAACCATACTTGCCGTAACGTCTTTTGATAGTATTTCTAAATAGGATTTATTTAATAGAATAAATCATGTTGGGATCAATCATGTCTTTATTTAATAGAATTcctaaataaaaatgtattgcaTAAAACTTTTTATCtaatagaatttttattttattttattagaattattcttttttaacaTAGAATGAAtgataatttatagatatataaaatgaGTCAAAAGATAATTTTCAAATCCTGAAATTACACATTTCCATTCCATTTTTTTAGGCATAGCGCACTACAATCGCCAATACTACAGTCTATTTCATGTAAAACTCCGTATCACATATATTTTGTAGTCCTTGAATCGCATTGTTATATAATAtcatttgtttcataatatatttttgacacaACAACCCTATAATAAGGATTATGAATACAGCAAAAACGATGGATTTagtcatttttctttatatttggtGCTTTTACATAATCAGTGTAAATAGTGGTACTGTAAGTTGAAAGGACAATAGTGGTACGGTAAGTTAGGTCAATCTTTTCATTCATccctttataaaataagaaaataaaatctgtatatattattataaaattaaaaacttaaaccattttttataaatctaaactgatatataatttcattctaattgtaaaatctaaattttaaccatctcatttgtaaacccaaacagacatataatttcgttctaattgtaaaatctaaactctaaccatttcatttgtaaactcaaacagacatataattttgttctaattgtaaaatctaaaccttaacaacctcatttgtaaactcaaaccgacatataattttgtttaaattataaaatctaaaacctaaTTCTCAttaataaactcaaaccgatatataacctcgtttaattataaaatctaaaccaaaccaatattttaCTTTCTTCAAATAAAAGTATAGAGAATTTgtttacttaatttgttttgctttttaagttatttttgatttattttttaaataaaatattagatagaacattctgattattttttaaataaaatatcacGCACGCATCTCATTCAATAAagtcacaccaaaaaaaatctcgCTCAATAAAGCTCTTagtcaaagaacaaaaagacaAAGCTCTTATATTTAGAGAGGGTATTGAaattagaattttcaaaaattttgtagaatttaaaaaattttagattttgagagattCCAATAAAATTACGATATTTTGgtggatttgttattatttttattttataaaagaaaaagtagtttgtgatttggtgagatttatTGGAAGATTTTAAGAGATTCACACATAAAGGCAAATAGGTTCATCGACTTCTCAAACACAAAAGTCATGTCTGTGTCATAATTATGGTTTCAATGGAATTTCagtacttaattattttttaatgtctcatctaaaactatttttagtttttcctAAACATTAAATTAGTAATTTGAGTACTTATATGTTAtcatattttatcatattttcaaGAATAAGAATATATAGAAATGATATAATGCagaatgatatttttataattagtctACAGATATAAAGTCACAGTTAGTTACTAAATTAAAGTTAGTTATTATATCAAATGTATAATTGTGGCTCTATTTGAAATTTTGAGTTTCACTTATtagatattaattaaataataaaaaataagatagtacatagaaaaatataacattcaataataattaatgtaGAAAGTGCAAAGTGGTCAATTATATAGGTTATCTGCAATTacaaaaatttacataattaattataaatctatgtacatttaaaatatcttattcaTATCTCTTATAATAGACTGAATTAACTTGGTGAGAAGCTCCAATATAAACAACGATGATGGTGCTTCTTCAGGTTTAGACATACAGAATGGCGCTGTAAATTGTGTTTGCTATTGTTGGCAATAACCAAAAAGGTCCTTGTAAGGTTTTTCATATGCTGATGCAAGTGTTGTTCATGCTTCTATTTTACTCAGCACAGTGATGTAGCCAAATAAAGCCATGAAAATGAGCTTTATCTTGTCGATGCCACATCCCAAACTGGAGATTTGGTTTTGTAACTCCAACATTTCTGAGTCGGCGTAATTGTGGAAACCATATCCCTTAAAAACCTAGAGACTTGAATATTATAACGTTTTGTGGCCATGGTGACTTTGTTATACTCTTACAGAGAAGAGATCGATCTTTGTTAACAGCTCTGCGATTGttgcatatatgatatatcgTATGTTTCTTGCATAACAAGAAACTAGAAcaatatcaacaacaaaaccgaaaaattaagaaattgtaGGATAAGAGTTATCGtgaaaatagagaaatcaacTGGGATTGTCCTAAAAAAGCATTCTACAGATTGGCATGAAAGCCAATATTTTTGTACATGTGAAAGGGAAAAAACTCTAAAATCCTCACCATTTTCTTTACACCATtctctgccttttttttttcactcagtCATCAGCCTAAGGGGGATGTTTTGGGGTTCTATGTATAGTAGTAAAAACGGTAAGAAACTACACAATGTACAGATTTTGCGGAGAGCAGAACAAAGCTCTCTTTTATAATTTCTCCGcagattttttggtttagatcTTACCTAATTCTCAGAACGTTATGGCAGAGCCATCCACCCTAGTTAAGCTGTACAACACTCGGCCTTAAGCCACCAGAGGCTGGGTTGATGACTGCAAAGCCATCCTCCTCTCTGTATATAAGAAACAACCAGTTAAGAGACATTGAAATGCAATAGAAATGCCTATACTGTCTCTCTAGCTCAAATACTTGTGGGGGTTCTGTGAGGCAACTCTATCAGTTGGTTGAAGGGAAAGAACATGTACATACCTCCAGCAGCAACGAGTTTTTCAACACGGGCAACGATATGCTTCCCGTAAGTGTATTTCTTCAAAGCATTAAGATGCACTTTAATACGAGTAAGAATCAGTTCACGCTGTTGGTCATCGCATGTCTCCAGGACTTTTTGGACTACATAGTTTGCAAACTGATCCTTCATCATCGCCTATATACACAAGAATAAACTTATGAGCTTATTAGTTTCTTTGTACTCCCCAACCATCATCTGAAAGTGTGTTTGACAAACCTGAAGAGGCTCGTTTTCATCAGTTGTGCCCAGCATCTCATTCACCAGCAATTCCCGTTCCTCAGGACCTCCAAAAGTCAAACATTTCTCAACAACGTTTGATGCAAACTTCTGCTGGCTCATCTGAACAATCTTCCCAGCCAACTCTTTGATTATCACAGTGCGCTCATCAGGCTTTCCGTGCTCCAGCACATGCTGTCCACAAAACGTGTATCAGTTTTGAgcaacaaataaaaatcaagagTTGCAGTAAAGCTCATGTCTTTTACAAACCTGAACAACATAGTTTCCATACTGATCTTGGGCCAGCATGCTAACAGTGGACAGGATCTCTTCCATAACCTTACTCTGTGTATCAGGGTCATGGCAGTGTTCTAATACTCTCTGCAACAGGAAATGAAAAAGAGTTTTAAGTAGAAGCATAAGGTCAAGAAAGGTGTCATATTTCTTAAACACAAAGAGCAAGAACCTGAATAACACGGCACCCGTATGGGTGAGTGGAGAGGGTCACAACATGACCAAAGAAAGTCGAAATAAtgaattcaatgttttcttcagGTACACATTCGATACACTTTTGAACAACATGGTTCCCGTTCTGATCGCGTACACATCGCATCACATGTCCATCCAGTTCTTTCACCATTATAATTTTCTGGTCTAGATCAACCACCTCAATTGCCtaaaaggtaaaaagaaaaaataatgaaactcTTAACTTTTCTCGAGAATGGAAAAGTTAAGAGTCAAATAGGTGAGAACCAGACTTTACCTTCTGGATGACACGACAACCATACATCTGTAAGCTAAGAGGCAAAACATTGTTAATGAGTTTCTCTGCCAATTCTCTCCTCTGTGGCGGAAGTCCATGCTCAAAGAACTGTACGAAATTAAGCAAAAGTCAGAACCCTCTCATGTTACATTGTCTTAACTccaaaaagaaactaaagaggAAGACTAAATAAATCTACCTTCTGAACTACATAGTTGCCAAAAACGTCAGTCATCAGGGCAAGAGCTTGAGGCATGATCTCTTCATAAACCATGGTTTTCTCATCAGTTGTTGCTGTCTCGAGTTTCTGCTGAATAAACCGGCTTCCATATTGATCCGAACTGGTCATACAAATCCCCAAGTACGTGTTAGCTTGGGAAAAAAtgtacaaaagagaaaaggtaaAAGACTTTGAAGGAAATACCTGAACTCAACAACATGGCCAGCTATTTCAGAAAGTTCAAACCCTCTAGCTTTGTTATTTTTGAACTCTTCAAGCATTGAAGATCCAAATCCTTCATCCAAACCAGCATCCATTTGCCAAGAACCCATTACACCTCCCGAAAAGTTTCTTGTTGCAGAGGGATAACGCATATTAACTTCACCTCTTCTCATAGGGCTATAAGGTGACATAAGAGAATTCGGCATACCATGATGAGCCAATGGGCTGCCAGGATATGACATATTAGACCCAAACGTTGGACTCCCATAATAGCTATGACTGTTAGGGCTCCCTGATTTGTAAGGAACACCATACTGTGATTTCTGAGCTCCGAGATAAGCCCTCTGGAGTTCAAGCATATTCACGTATGAATTACCCATAAAGTTCCTGTCCATTGCAGGATCATTAAGAAGATCAAACGAATCAGCATTATCAGAGAACCTCCCGTACTGATGATACATTGGATCGGCCATATGTGACTGAAGACCAGCACCTCCTCCCGTCATTCGATTACCAACCCTGCCAATATTTCGTGGTTCAGAGAGGTTTTGACCAGAGGAAACATAACCTCCCCCATGTAGTCTTGAGTCCATTCCAGAAAATCCCAAAGCAGATGCCGCAGAAGCATTTTCATACATTGGAGAATAGTTATTAGTTCCAAGTTGGCCAGCCATCATAGACGCTACAGCAGGATTTAATGCGTAGTTGTTGAGACAATAGTTTTGGCTATCAAGATGCTGGTAATGATTAGCTAGTCCACCTCCATTATATGCAGATCCTTGTGACCCTCTCATTTGTAAATTCCTCAAAGAAGCAGTTCCCTTATGAGCCTGATCAGCTTTGTGTTGGAAGCCATGTTGATTGACTTCATTATGCCCATCTTGCATTCCAAACATATAGTTCCTAACCTTTTCAACATCTTGCTCAGCTTGACTCCTTTCATCTAACCCACCAGTACCTGACAGACTCATACCAGATAAAGCAGCGGCGAGATCTGAAGACTCTTTAAGACCACCGTTAAACGGGCTTTGATTACTTGTGTTCCTCTTGTCATTTGAACTAACTCTTCCACTGCCAATGGGAGTAAGGCAAGGACTAGGCACCCTAGCAACGGCCTGTGGATCTGGTGTTCCATTTCTAGACAAAGGCGAACCAAGAACAGCTGCATAGCTGTATGGAGAAGGTACACCAATGCCTTGTGATGTGGATGGAGACAGATTATTTGTGGAGtcaacattttcatcaaaagTGTTACGACTTGCAGGACGTGAGGGCTGCTGTCCAACAGGATGCCCATGCCCCATATCCGCCTGCACAAAAGCCATCCACCAAGTTTATATAAGCAAGAACATACAAAGAGAAATATATAGAATCAAATGAGGCTTTCATGGATTCTAATCTAACCATAGAAGAGAAGTGTCACAAACCTGAAAGATATCAGCAAAACTCTTCTGCTTGCCTTTAAGCCCCAAACCAGGCAAACCAATCAATCCATTAACATCCCACTCAGAAGAGGAAGCACTAGTCTTCTCAGGCTCAAACTCACGCTGCTGCTTCATCTGATCAAAACCAGGTGGGTTAGAGAACAAAGATCGACTGTCATTAACTTTTCTCCTATCCCCAACACCACCTAACACGTTGCTACTCCCTTTAAGCCTCTGAGCAACCCTCAAATCCTCCCTAGACATCAAAGGCGGTGGCAACCTCGGATTCAACTTCATATTAGCATAGTAATAAGACAAGTAAGCCGGATCTTTCCTAAGCTCCTCATCATCACAACCAAACCCATTACCCTTATTGCCTCCACCAAACTCCAAAAAAGGAGCCCCACCTCTACCGCCGCCGCTAAAAAGCCCTCCAGCCGCACTAACAGAACCATCTACAGTCGGTGGAGCAGAGCCACTTCTATACAAGTTAagctctctctcaatctcatcaGCCTCTTCTTGCCTTCGCTGCTGCTCACCAAGCAATACACCAATCTCTTTCTCATAATCATCCCCAAAGGATGAATCTTCGTTACCTCTATGCATCGGTCTTCTCCCCAGTTCCGGTATCATCATCACCTAAACAACAAGAAACCCCCCAAAATCAATTacgctaacaaaaaaaaaaaaaattctaaagatCACACCTTTATACCCCAAATTCTCTATAGAAACTAAcccaaagatcaaaactttaagcAGTACTCAAATCCATGTGTTAAACTAAAAAGAACCCTAACACAATGATCATAtgagaaatagaaaaatttgggttttataGAGAGTtagcggaaaaaaaaaattcgacgGCGATGTAAAGAACCCTTAGGGTTTTTGTgaaattagaattaaaaaaaaaaaaaaaaaatactgcgAATCATTATTAGGGTTGTTGATCTCATCTGACCTAGCAATTGCATAagtgaattttttaaaaaaaaaacattgattaaaaaaaaattaaaaacagacAAAACTTAATGTGTTCCAGAGAAGAGCTGAGGAATCTCAAACTCACACGTTTGGAGCTGTTTCGAGATATTTTTGTGTTTCAGTTTTGGGTTTAAGGACACAGCTTTAAGAGAAAGTACATAACAACACTTCAAGgatgatatgatttttatatataaatatatatttatacagaTCTTTTACTTAGTTTCTTCACAAATTTAGGATTAGgaaatttacatatttagcaTGACAAGATATATACATAAATGTTaacattctttataaaaaaaaggtatacTCAACTATGTAATCTCAACGATCTCCATTTTTGCcctttatcaaaagaaaaaaacgatctccatttttagtttaaattcgACTAAAAAAATATGACCAAAAGTCTTATTTTGCCATTAATTTCGGAATTTataagaattatatattaaaagaaaaataacaggTCTacaactgttatatattttctggctatataattaatagaatcatactatttctgtttttttttcctggttttgatatgattcatattgattcaccaaaaacagaaatatctaaaaagttgtgTATTGTATTctctgaaaacaaaaatccacTGGATTTGCATGTTCTCCctgtaaataataatagttcGTTATAAATGCTGCATtagaaataaaaaccaaatctcAAAAGGTAAACATTGTGAGTTTTCAGAAAatggaaata from Camelina sativa cultivar DH55 chromosome 7, Cs, whole genome shotgun sequence includes the following:
- the LOC104700593 gene encoding tropinone reductase homolog At2g29290-like gives rise to the protein MATNSRWSLGGMTALVTGGSKGIGEAVVEELSMMGASVHTCARDETQLQERLREWQAKGFQVTTSVCDVSSREKRETLMETVSSLFQGKLNILVNNAGTYISKPTTEYTAEEYSFIMPTNLESSFHLSQLAHPLLKASGSGSIVHMSSVAGVVHVNVGSIYGATKGAMNQLARNLACEWASDNIRTNAVCPWFITTPLVNDLLHDEEIKKEVESRTPMGRVGETNEVSSLVAFLCLPAASYITGQVICVDGGFTVNGFSYQPHA
- the LOC104700594 gene encoding pumilio homolog 2-like, yielding MMIPELGRRPMHRGNEDSSFGDDYEKEIGVLLGEQQRRQEEADEIERELNLYRSGSAPPTVDGSVSAAGGLFSGGGRGGAPFLEFGGGNKGNGFGCDDEELRKDPAYLSYYYANMKLNPRLPPPLMSREDLRVAQRLKGSSNVLGGVGDRRKVNDSRSLFSNPPGFDQMKQQREFEPEKTSASSSEWDVNGLIGLPGLGLKGKQKSFADIFQADMGHGHPVGQQPSRPASRNTFDENVDSTNNLSPSTSQGIGVPSPYSYAAVLGSPLSRNGTPDPQAVARVPSPCLTPIGSGRVSSNDKRNTSNQSPFNGGLKESSDLAAALSGMSLSGTGGLDERSQAEQDVEKVRNYMFGMQDGHNEVNQHGFQHKADQAHKGTASLRNLQMRGSQGSAYNGGGLANHYQHLDSQNYCLNNYALNPAVASMMAGQLGTNNYSPMYENASAASALGFSGMDSRLHGGGYVSSGQNLSEPRNIGRVGNRMTGGGAGLQSHMADPMYHQYGRFSDNADSFDLLNDPAMDRNFMGNSYVNMLELQRAYLGAQKSQYGVPYKSGSPNSHSYYGSPTFGSNMSYPGSPLAHHGMPNSLMSPYSPMRRGEVNMRYPSATRNFSGGVMGSWQMDAGLDEGFGSSMLEEFKNNKARGFELSEIAGHVVEFSSDQYGSRFIQQKLETATTDEKTMVYEEIMPQALALMTDVFGNYVVQKFFEHGLPPQRRELAEKLINNVLPLSLQMYGCRVIQKAIEVVDLDQKIIMVKELDGHVMRCVRDQNGNHVVQKCIECVPEENIEFIISTFFGHVVTLSTHPYGCRVIQRVLEHCHDPDTQSKVMEEILSTVSMLAQDQYGNYVVQHVLEHGKPDERTVIIKELAGKIVQMSQQKFASNVVEKCLTFGGPEERELLVNEMLGTTDENEPLQAMMKDQFANYVVQKVLETCDDQQRELILTRIKVHLNALKKYTYGKHIVARVEKLVAAGERRMALQSSTQPLVA